From a single Leptidea sinapis chromosome 19, ilLepSina1.1, whole genome shotgun sequence genomic region:
- the LOC126969727 gene encoding uncharacterized protein KIAA2013 homolog, whose amino-acid sequence MERVSNSNEMSRRVGEIMRRIHRLTDGPITRKKLLVIVLVLIFLILYLGPTVMNSLWSPEGSLLTSQNACHRNFINPFQESVNDYDAYLRLESAATLSSISHNFVPYIGNGLIGMALEHDSHLNIKYGRTLSLPIFYHPLYIIDDYDMKESTLVEYTRGIVHRFQCSSSGIRVSYQYYAHRTIPSLFVQEILISNPLNAAKTLQLTTPRLSDWPTAVKQTIKLHQGVDSKEYDVITGMMSVPDSEDVIAVSIVSRKIGNTIQVEAKDGLDIMILTTVQYSKPIKKTAYAKQKDVVEKKAIEEMEKVIALTGDRAAVRNLRDNHARVWQGLFYTGFYISDSKASGAINGDQINATIYAILSQVRSYEHEEHIKINTKSEILRTLTYSEGCYGGYSTLDALNLWKPLNSLESLNNVASIWLLTLEKQGCHNLLRAGASGVNQAMILSFGSLRFSNQHLEYNIHPSKLHRDFLFRRVNYGNMTHVNISIILQEDNKAAIFVALDRSDKTYYACDAGCLDSAVQLGPYRKYFPVKLTEPLTAILYITADKQHMEDLKHAIHVHEVVEAPAHESHVIALHKHGHSLGGLNPLFWVSIILLIVVFHLFLCRIIMNEFCDSSTSISYKRLYNKA is encoded by the coding sequence ATGGAAAGAGTGTCAAATTCGAACGAAATGAGCCGAAGAGTCGGCGAAATCATGCGGCGTATTCATAGGCTCACAGACGGTCCAATAactcgaaaaaagttgctagtTATTGTACTcgtgttaatatttttaatccTATACCTCGGACCAACCGTGATGAACTCGCTGTGGAGTCCAGAAGGCTCTTTACTGACTAGTCAAAATGCATGCCACCGGAATTTTATAAATCCATTTCAAGAGTCTGTAAATGATTATGATGCTTACCTAAGACTAGAGTCTGCAGCTACGTTGTCATCTATAAGCCATAATTTTGTGCCTTATATTGGAAATGGTTTAATTGGTATGGCATTAGAACATGattcacatttaaatataaaatatggtcgaACCTTATCTCTACCCATCTTTTATCATCCGCTGTATATCATTGACGATTATGATATGAAGGAATCTACATTAGTGGAATATACAAGAGGAATTGTACATAGGTTTCAATGCAGTAGCTCTGGTATTAGGGTTTCATACCAGTATTATGCCCATAGGACTATACCATCACTTTTTGTGCaagaaattttaattagtaatcCATTGAATGCTGCAAAGACATTGCAGTTGACTACACCTAGGCTATCTGATTGGCCAACAGCAGTTAAACAAACAATTAAGCTTCATCAAGGTGTAGATTCAAAAGAATATGATGTAATTACCGGGATGATGTCTGTACCTGATAGTGAAGATGTCATTGCTGTGTCCATTGTGTCCAGAAAGATTGGCAATACTATTCAAGTAGAAGCCAAAGACGGGTTAGATATAATGATATTAACAACAGTTCAGTACAGTAAGCCTATAAAAAAAACAGCCTATGCAAAACAAAAAGATGTTGTGGAGAAGAAAGCAATTGAAGAAATGGAAAAAGTTATTGCTTTGACAGGTGATAGAGCAGCTGTCAGAAACCTCAGAGACAATCATGCTAGAGTGTGGCAGGGGTTATTCTATACTGGATTTTACATATCAGATTCTAAAGCATCTGGTGCAATTAACGGTGATCAAATTAATGCAACTATTTATGCTATACTGTCTCAAGTGCGGAGCTATGAACATGAAGAACATATTAAGATCAATACTAAATCAGAAATTCTCCGGACCCTCACATATTCTGAGGGCTGTTATGGAGGATACTCTACATTGGATGCACTTAACCTATGGAAGCCACTAAACTCATTAGAAAGCTTGAATAATGTTGCAAGCATCTGGTTATTGACTCTGGAAAAGCAAGGATGCCATAATTTATTACGAGCAGGAGCTAGCGGTGTGAATCAAGCTATGATACTTAGTTTTGGTAGCCTAAGATTTAGCAATCAACACCTAGAATACAATATTCACCCTTCTAAACTTCACAGAGACTTTCTATTTCGTCGAGTCAACTATGGAAACATGACTCATGTGAATATTAGTATTATCTTGCAAGAAGACAATAAGGCAGCAATATTTGTTGCATTAGATCGTTCAGATAAAACCTATTATGCATGTGATGCAGGTTGTTTAGATAGTGCTGTTCAATTGGGACCATATAGAAAATACTTTCCTGTAAAACTAACTGAACCATTAACCGCCATTCTGTACATAACTGCCGATAAGCAACATATGGAGGACTTGAAACATGCTATTCATGTACATGAGGTTGTGGAGGCACCAGCACATGAGTCACATGTGATAGCCTTGCATAAGCATGGCCACTCACTGGGTGGACTGAATCCTCTGTTCTGGGTGTCAATAATTCTTCTCATCGTTGTGTTCCACTTATTCTTATGCCGGATTATTATGAATGAGTTCTGTGACAGTAGCACAAGTATAAGTTATAAGAGGCTGTACAATAAAGCTTGA
- the LOC126969729 gene encoding merlin: MPPFRRKKASKSFPVKVCTLDAELEFNLEWRATGRDLFDLVCRTIGLRETWFFGLQFEDTKHFISWLKLDKRVQDQCVSQMPGTPFMLLCKLYPEDVAEELIQEVTQHLLFLQVKQAILSMDIYCPPEASVLLASYAVQAKYGDYDESAYKPGMLASEDLLPQRVIDQYQMTPEMWEERIKIWYADHKGMSRDEAEMEYLKIAQDLDMYGVNYFAINNKKETDLYLGVTALGLNIYEKDNKLTPKTTFPWSEIKHISFDDKKFIIKFVDKSANNFIFFSPKGMNKLILDLCIGNHDLYMRRRKPDTMEVQQMKAQAKEEKVRRQIERNKLAREKQLRESAERERTAMEQRLLQYQEEIRLANEALRRSEETAELLAEKGRVAEEEASLLAQKAADAERENARLRLSNIRSEEEKVHLERKTREAEFLTARLVEESEKRFAEAERLKSELMAARVAEKHAKEKLLNFLTRTSNTSSPPPSTVPSLFPSTCSLPAELGSDGLVNGHSEPEVEINSYQLVMDDSDPHIHRLSLEIEKERVEYLAKSKHLQQQLDDLRCEFSVLRVEQPGATLDRLHEAQTRAGDDKYSTLRRLKQGSTKTRVAFYEEL, translated from the exons tggAGAGCAACAGGACGAGATCTGTTTGATCTGGTTTGTAGAACCATTGGACTTCGAGAGACATGGTTTTTTGGACTGCAGTTTGAAGATACAAAACATTTTATAAGCTGGTTGAAGCTGGATAAAAGAG TACAAGACCAATGTGTATCACAAATGCCAGGCACACCATTCATGCTACTTTGCAAGCTGTATCCTGAGGATGTGGCAGAGGAACTCATCCAGGAAGTGACTCAACATCTGTTGTTCCTGCAAGTAAAGCAAGCCATTCTCAGTATGGATATCTACTGCCCTCCTGAAGCATCAGTCTTGTTAGCCAGCTATGCTGTGCAGGCTAAG TACGGCGATTATGATGAAAGCGCTTATAAGCCTGGGATGCTCGCCAGCGAGGACCTGTTGCCACAACGCGTTATCGATCAGTACCAGATGACACCTGAAATGTGGGAGGAGAGAATTAAAATATG GTACGCAGACCACAAGGGCATGTCGAGGGATGAAGCAGAAATGGAATACCTGAAGATTGCACAGGACTTAGACATGTATGGCGTGAACTACTTCGCTATCAAT AACAAAAAGGAAACTGATCTGTACTTGGGTGTCACAGCTCTGGGCCTCAACATTTACGAGAAGGACAACAAGCTAACTCCCAAGACCACCTTCCCCTGGTCAGAGATCAAGCACATATCGTTCGATGACAAGAAGTTCATTATCAAGTTTGTCGACAAGAGCGCCAACAACTTTATATTCTTCTCGCCGAAAGGGATGAATAAATTG ATATTAGATCTGTGTATCGGCAACCACGATCTGTACATGCGCAGACGCAAGCCCGATACGATGGAAGTACAGCAGATGAAGGCGCAGGCCAAGGAAGAGAAAGTA CGTCGACAAATCGAACGCAACAAGCTCGCAAGAGAGAAGCAGCTGAGAGAGTCAGCGGAGAGGGAGAGAACGGCGATGGAACAGAGACTTTTGCAGTACCAGGAGGAGATACGGCTGGCTAACGAGGCCCTT CGTCGGTCAGAAGAGACAGCAGAGCTGTTGGCAGAGAAAGGGCGAGTGGCGGAGGAAGAGGCTTCTCTCTTGGCGCAGAAGGCTGCTGACGCCGAAAGGGAGAACGCGAGACTGCGGCTCTCCAACATACGCAGCGAGGAAGAGAAG GTCCACTTGGAGCGGAAGACTCGCGAGGCTGAGTTCCTAACAGCCAGGTTGGTGGAAGAATCTGAGAAGCGGTTTGCTGAAGCCGAGCGACTCAAGTCAGAGCTGATGGCGGCCAGGGTCGCGGAGAAACATGCCAAGGAGAAGCTGCTTAACTTCCTCACGAGGACTTCCAACACATCCTCCCCACCA CCGTCTACGGTTCCATCACTTTTCCCTTCGACGTGCTCTCTACCGGCGGAGTTGGGAAGTGATGGTCTGGTGAACGGACACTCAGAACCCGAAGTGGAGATCAACTCGTACCAGCTGGTGATGGATGACTCCGACCCTCACATACACAGGCTCTCGCTAGAGATTGAGAAGGAGAG AGTGGAATACCTAGCGAAATCAAAGCATCTTCAGCAGCAGTTGGATGATTTGCGATGTGAATTCTCCGTGTTAAGAGTTGAGCAGCCGGGCGCTACGCTAGACCGGCTGCACGAAGCGCAGACCAGGGCGGGCGACGACAAGTACAGCACGCTGAGGAGACTCAAGCAGGGCTCCACCAAGACTCGCGTCGCGTTCTATGAGGAGTTATGA